The following proteins are co-located in the Agromyces laixinhei genome:
- a CDS encoding glycosyltransferase family 2 protein produces MSVSDAALAARVEAWIDSAGCSVGDVMRITRAVLEAGFAPAGVKVMVEHPAGDDASELIREVESVGVGVLAEEAAELNGRLSTTGAELLFLIRKGFVEADLLPKAVGFLDRFSAVDVAYGDSVTVNGLPRLRPPFSPMRLRTNDYLGPVVAARVSALRRLGGFRPEARRAHVLDLVLRAHAEGLVVALDPQIMATEQLTRDDFAETSPSQAAVVAAHLERIGVRASIEALEPFVRRVRYEIEGDPLVSIVIPTRGSSATIAGRDRVLVVEAIRGIIERSTYRNVEFVVVADAETPPETVEALEELCGDRLRMALWDAPFNFSAKMNRGAAVARGDYLLLLNDDVEVVTDDWIESMLGLAQQEGVGIVGAQLYFEDSTVQHAGQIYTGGVAGHAAFGWVGGRDDSIKSMNTDHEVSGVTAACALMARELYFEVGGFTLALPGNYNDVDLNLKIRATGRSAVFSPWARLYHFESKSRDPRILESDLTTLQGRWARRMQVELYSRML; encoded by the coding sequence ATGAGTGTCTCCGATGCGGCGCTCGCGGCGCGGGTTGAGGCATGGATCGATTCCGCGGGCTGCTCCGTCGGCGATGTCATGCGCATCACCCGCGCGGTGCTCGAGGCGGGATTCGCCCCCGCCGGCGTGAAGGTGATGGTCGAGCATCCGGCCGGCGACGACGCATCCGAGCTGATCCGTGAAGTCGAATCGGTCGGTGTCGGCGTCCTTGCCGAGGAGGCCGCTGAGCTCAATGGCCGGCTGTCTACGACCGGCGCTGAGTTGCTCTTCCTGATTCGCAAGGGCTTCGTCGAGGCAGACCTCCTTCCGAAGGCCGTTGGCTTCCTCGATCGGTTCTCCGCCGTCGACGTTGCCTACGGAGACTCGGTGACCGTCAATGGGCTCCCTCGCCTCAGACCCCCGTTCTCGCCGATGCGACTGCGCACCAATGACTACCTCGGCCCCGTGGTGGCCGCACGCGTCAGCGCGCTGCGGCGGCTCGGCGGGTTCCGGCCCGAGGCGCGTCGCGCCCACGTGCTCGATCTCGTGCTGCGCGCCCACGCCGAGGGCCTCGTCGTCGCGCTCGACCCGCAGATCATGGCGACGGAGCAACTGACCCGGGACGACTTCGCAGAGACGTCACCGTCGCAGGCCGCCGTGGTCGCCGCCCACCTCGAGCGCATCGGGGTTCGTGCCTCGATCGAGGCGTTGGAGCCGTTCGTCCGGCGGGTGCGCTACGAGATCGAGGGCGACCCACTGGTCTCGATCGTCATTCCGACCCGCGGGAGCAGTGCCACGATCGCCGGAAGAGACCGGGTACTGGTCGTCGAGGCGATTCGCGGCATCATCGAGCGATCGACGTACCGCAACGTCGAGTTCGTGGTGGTGGCCGATGCCGAGACACCCCCCGAAACGGTCGAAGCGCTGGAGGAACTCTGCGGCGACCGGCTTCGCATGGCGCTGTGGGACGCACCGTTCAACTTCAGCGCAAAGATGAACCGGGGTGCCGCTGTTGCTCGCGGCGACTATCTGCTGCTGCTGAACGACGATGTCGAGGTGGTCACCGACGATTGGATCGAGTCCATGCTCGGCCTGGCGCAGCAGGAGGGCGTCGGCATCGTCGGAGCCCAACTGTACTTCGAAGACAGCACCGTGCAGCACGCCGGCCAGATCTACACCGGGGGAGTCGCCGGGCACGCCGCATTCGGGTGGGTCGGCGGTCGAGACGACTCCATCAAGTCGATGAACACCGACCATGAGGTCTCCGGCGTCACTGCCGCGTGCGCACTCATGGCTCGCGAACTCTACTTCGAAGTCGGCGGATTCACCCTCGCGCTTCCCGGAAACTACAACGACGTCGACCTGAACCTGAAGATCCGCGCGACCGGACGATCCGCGGTATTCAGCCCGTGGGCGCGGCTGTACCACTTCGAGTCGAAGTCCCGTGATCCGCGTATTCTCGAGAGCGACCTCACCACCCTGCAGGGGCGCTGGGCCCGGCGCATGCAGGTGGAGCTCTACTCGCGCATGCTCTGA
- the rffA gene encoding dTDP-4-amino-4,6-dideoxygalactose transaminase has protein sequence MAFDGAVGVIPFSRPHPAPASLENLRSVLESDHAHGDGPFTMAASERLRAITGGGEVLLTTSGTHALEMASRLLDLTPDDEVILPSFTFSSAAAAVAMTGARIVFVDIDAATGNIDPAQVAEAVTPRTRAISVMHYGGQPVDMAAITTIAAHHGLPVIEDNAHGLGVVTDDGVLGRMGDLGIQSFHDTKNVHAGEGGALLINDPGHVERAEIMREKGTNRSQFLRGAVDKYSWVDWGSSYLPSEFNAAVLSAQLDEFDTIQAARHKIWDRYATGLADWAGLVGATLMRPPRGIHAAHLFFLLLGRWSDQGELITFLRSRGIVAAFHYVPLDTSTAGQRYGRALRPLDRSEDFSRRLVRLPLWAGMTDAQVERVIAAVCEWRPTMEDV, from the coding sequence ATGGCGTTCGATGGGGCGGTCGGCGTCATTCCATTCTCGCGGCCGCACCCGGCGCCCGCGTCGCTCGAGAACCTGCGGTCCGTGCTCGAATCGGATCACGCGCACGGCGACGGCCCGTTCACGATGGCAGCCAGCGAGCGGCTCCGGGCGATCACCGGTGGCGGCGAGGTGCTGCTGACGACGTCGGGCACGCACGCCCTCGAGATGGCGAGTCGCCTGCTCGACCTCACGCCCGACGACGAGGTCATCCTGCCGAGCTTCACGTTCTCGTCGGCCGCGGCGGCGGTGGCGATGACCGGCGCCCGCATCGTCTTCGTCGACATCGACGCCGCGACCGGCAACATCGACCCGGCACAGGTCGCCGAAGCCGTGACACCCAGAACCCGGGCCATCTCGGTCATGCACTACGGCGGCCAGCCCGTCGACATGGCAGCGATCACGACGATCGCCGCTCACCACGGGCTTCCGGTCATCGAGGACAACGCCCACGGGCTCGGCGTCGTCACCGACGACGGAGTGCTCGGCCGCATGGGCGACCTCGGCATCCAGAGCTTCCACGACACCAAGAACGTGCACGCGGGCGAGGGCGGCGCGCTCCTCATCAACGACCCCGGCCACGTCGAGCGGGCCGAGATCATGCGCGAGAAGGGCACGAATCGCTCCCAGTTCCTGCGCGGTGCCGTCGACAAGTACAGCTGGGTCGACTGGGGGTCGAGCTACCTGCCGAGCGAGTTCAACGCCGCAGTGCTGAGCGCCCAGCTCGATGAGTTCGACACGATCCAGGCCGCACGCCACAAGATCTGGGACCGCTATGCCACCGGGCTCGCCGACTGGGCTGGCCTCGTCGGCGCGACGCTCATGCGCCCGCCCCGCGGCATCCACGCGGCGCATCTGTTCTTCCTCCTGCTTGGCCGCTGGAGCGACCAGGGCGAACTGATCACGTTCCTGCGATCTCGCGGCATCGTCGCCGCCTTCCACTACGTGCCGCTCGACACCAGCACGGCCGGGCAGCGCTACGGGCGCGCGCTGCGACCGCTCGACCGCAGCGAGGACTTCTCGCGGCGCCTGGTGCGGCTGCCGCTCTGGGCGGGCATGACCGATGCGCAGGTCGAGCGGGTGATCGCCGCGGTGTGCGAATGGCGACCGACGATGGAGGACGTGTGA
- a CDS encoding glycosyltransferase family 4 protein translates to MTGRLSTAMQGIRQNGIRSTAWRGAKWLAGRVNPFQVAPLSSVYADDLVAVDWSQPAAFNAHEASRPASGYRVAWLISPPGRTSGGHQNAFRFMSFLEQAGNPTTVFLYSPAKYPAVSVDGVKQMMAETSAYPEIRGDFRVYDPDRGVEGEFDVIVACDWETTYAAHRYRGTAKRFYFTQDFEPAFFPWGSDYAAAENSYRLGFHGFSAGRWLAEKLTADYGMSGDHYDYAVDTSRYHHVNTSLRNEVLFYARPPTPRRATEFGLLALRELHRRRPDVTIHLVGWDMSGYDVPFPFVNHSAVDIAELNAIYNRCAAGLILSLTNMSLLPIEVMGAGVVPIVNDAPNTRGVLDSPHIEFTPMAPAALADRMVAVLDRPDQAAHAEKIARSVAETDWSDPGADFVAAFDRAMQTAL, encoded by the coding sequence GTGACCGGAAGACTCTCGACCGCGATGCAGGGCATTCGGCAGAACGGCATCAGATCGACCGCGTGGCGGGGCGCGAAATGGCTGGCGGGCCGCGTGAACCCGTTCCAGGTCGCTCCGCTCTCGTCGGTGTATGCCGACGACCTCGTCGCCGTCGACTGGTCGCAACCGGCCGCTTTCAACGCGCACGAAGCCTCGCGCCCGGCATCCGGCTATCGCGTCGCGTGGCTGATCTCCCCGCCAGGCCGCACGAGCGGGGGCCACCAGAACGCGTTCCGGTTCATGAGCTTTCTCGAGCAGGCCGGCAACCCGACGACGGTGTTCCTCTACTCGCCGGCGAAGTACCCGGCTGTGAGCGTCGACGGCGTGAAGCAGATGATGGCCGAGACGAGCGCCTACCCCGAGATCCGCGGTGACTTCCGGGTCTACGATCCCGACCGCGGCGTCGAAGGCGAGTTCGACGTCATCGTCGCGTGCGACTGGGAGACGACCTATGCCGCCCACCGCTATCGCGGAACGGCGAAGCGCTTCTACTTCACCCAGGACTTCGAGCCGGCGTTCTTCCCGTGGGGCAGCGACTACGCCGCGGCCGAGAACAGCTATCGACTCGGCTTCCACGGGTTCTCAGCGGGCCGGTGGCTCGCCGAGAAGCTGACCGCCGACTACGGAATGTCGGGCGACCACTACGACTACGCCGTCGACACCTCGCGCTACCACCACGTCAACACCTCTCTGCGAAACGAGGTGCTCTTCTACGCCCGCCCGCCGACGCCGCGTCGCGCGACCGAGTTCGGACTGCTCGCGCTTCGCGAGTTGCACCGGCGGCGGCCCGACGTCACGATCCACCTCGTGGGGTGGGACATGTCGGGGTACGACGTGCCGTTCCCGTTCGTGAACCACTCGGCCGTCGACATCGCCGAGCTCAACGCCATCTACAACCGGTGCGCTGCGGGGCTCATCCTCTCGCTCACCAACATGTCCCTGCTGCCGATCGAGGTGATGGGAGCCGGCGTCGTGCCGATCGTCAACGATGCGCCGAACACGAGGGGGGTGCTCGATTCCCCGCACATCGAGTTCACGCCGATGGCTCCGGCGGCCCTCGCCGACCGCATGGTCGCGGTGCTCGACCGACCCGATCAGGCCGCGCACGCGGAGAAGATCGCGAGGTCGGTCGCGGAGACCGACTGGTCCGACCCCGGTGCGGATTTCGTCGCGGCGTTCGATCGGGCCATGCAGACCGCGCTATGA
- a CDS encoding glycosyltransferase: protein MPSTTPPENASPDGAPAERVVAVVPIFHPDDGVIRRLQALAEQVDRVILVDDGSGASADAVLTEADALGATVLRLEHNSGIAAALNVGVRAALERGADYVLNLDQDTYLPADYVQTALGVFARANPVTRVGIVCVDAVNGAPALPTWMSPEGFGLVPEAIQTGFVIGRECLETAGLFDERLVIDCVDTEFCLRVRDHGFRIAVAKGTDIRHSIGRRADLRPFGFPLRHRPSGRIATYQYHSPFRRYYIARNNIDLILRNVGKRPHWVLSVLRREMTGMIVSMVSGPQRIAQVLAITTGTVHGLTRRRGMIPAWLKRLI from the coding sequence ATGCCCTCGACGACACCGCCTGAGAACGCGTCGCCCGACGGCGCGCCCGCCGAGCGCGTCGTCGCCGTCGTTCCCATCTTCCATCCCGATGACGGAGTCATCCGGCGGTTGCAGGCGCTCGCCGAGCAGGTCGATCGCGTCATCCTGGTCGATGACGGGTCGGGTGCGTCGGCCGACGCCGTGCTCACCGAGGCCGATGCCCTCGGTGCCACGGTGCTGCGGCTCGAGCACAACTCGGGCATCGCTGCGGCGCTGAACGTGGGCGTTCGCGCGGCGCTCGAGCGCGGGGCCGACTACGTGCTCAACCTCGATCAAGACACGTACCTGCCCGCCGACTACGTGCAGACCGCCCTCGGGGTCTTCGCCAGGGCGAACCCGGTCACTCGGGTCGGCATCGTCTGCGTCGATGCGGTGAACGGCGCCCCCGCCCTTCCGACGTGGATGTCACCCGAGGGGTTCGGGCTCGTGCCCGAGGCCATCCAGACGGGGTTCGTGATCGGCCGCGAATGTCTGGAGACCGCCGGGCTCTTCGACGAGCGTCTCGTGATCGACTGCGTCGACACCGAATTCTGCCTGCGGGTGCGCGACCACGGCTTCAGGATCGCCGTGGCGAAGGGCACCGACATCCGTCACTCGATCGGCCGTCGGGCCGACCTTCGCCCGTTCGGATTCCCGCTGCGTCATCGCCCGTCGGGTCGCATCGCCACGTACCAGTACCACTCCCCCTTCCGCCGCTACTACATCGCGCGCAACAACATCGACCTCATCCTCCGCAACGTGGGCAAGCGCCCGCACTGGGTGCTCTCCGTGCTCAGGCGGGAGATGACCGGCATGATCGTGTCGATGGTGAGCGGGCCGCAACGCATCGCACAGGTGCTCGCCATCACCACGGGCACCGTGCACGGCCTCACCCGCCGCCGCGGGATGATCCCCGCGTGGCTGAAGCGCCTCATCTGA
- a CDS encoding glycosyltransferase family 4 protein, with protein sequence MTTTLRVILDQIVAPVPGPLGRYTHDLAQAIVAATPRDCEVEGIISASPPDDHDRVLAEIPGLAGLYKTTLARRELAGAWQLGLTTSPGPGMIHAPSLFAPLRKHDRTVDGSQVVVTVHDVLAWTHPEALSTTTVAWQKGMLKRARRHADAIVVPTHALAERLADIADFGDRVRVIGTAPRDGLTIGADAPIRAARLGLPPEYLAVPGTLEPRKGLADVLAALGRRGVPEIPIVVLGPESWGDQHLVTVAEESGIAPNRITRLDELDAPDLAVVLAGATAFIAPSHDEGSGTAIIEAFSLATPVIHSDAAAHLEVSAGAGLAVPVGVGDGYGDRLAAAITSIVTDARLAERLAIAGSDRSRAFSWRDSAERVWQLHADL encoded by the coding sequence GTGACGACGACCCTCCGCGTCATCCTCGACCAGATCGTCGCACCGGTGCCCGGCCCGCTCGGCCGGTACACCCACGACCTCGCGCAGGCGATCGTCGCGGCGACGCCCCGTGACTGCGAGGTCGAGGGCATCATCTCGGCGTCGCCGCCCGATGACCACGATCGCGTGCTCGCCGAGATCCCCGGGCTCGCCGGCCTGTACAAGACGACCCTGGCCCGCCGCGAGCTCGCCGGAGCATGGCAGCTCGGACTCACGACCTCGCCGGGCCCCGGCATGATCCACGCGCCCAGCCTGTTCGCCCCGCTGCGCAAGCACGACCGCACCGTCGACGGCAGCCAGGTGGTCGTCACCGTGCACGACGTGCTGGCGTGGACGCACCCCGAGGCGCTCAGCACAACCACCGTCGCGTGGCAGAAGGGCATGCTGAAGCGGGCGCGCCGGCACGCCGATGCGATCGTCGTGCCCACCCACGCGCTCGCCGAACGGCTCGCCGACATCGCCGACTTCGGCGACCGCGTCCGCGTCATCGGCACGGCGCCGCGCGACGGACTCACGATCGGCGCCGACGCACCGATCCGCGCGGCTCGGCTCGGCCTGCCGCCGGAGTACCTCGCCGTGCCCGGCACGCTCGAACCGCGGAAGGGGCTCGCCGACGTGCTCGCCGCACTCGGCCGGCGCGGGGTGCCCGAGATCCCCATCGTCGTGCTCGGCCCCGAGAGCTGGGGTGACCAGCATCTCGTCACGGTCGCCGAGGAATCCGGGATCGCCCCCAACCGGATCACTCGCCTCGACGAGCTGGACGCCCCCGACCTCGCGGTGGTGCTCGCCGGTGCCACCGCATTCATCGCGCCGAGCCACGACGAAGGCTCGGGCACCGCGATCATCGAGGCGTTCAGCCTCGCGACACCGGTCATCCACTCGGATGCCGCGGCGCACCTCGAGGTCTCGGCCGGTGCGGGTCTCGCCGTGCCGGTCGGGGTCGGCGACGGCTACGGCGATCGACTCGCCGCCGCGATCACCTCGATCGTCACCGACGCCCGGCTCGCCGAGCGGCTCGCGATCGCCGGCAGCGACCGCAGCCGTGCCTTCAGCTGGCGGGATTCCGCCGAACGCGTCTGGCAAC
- a CDS encoding glycosyltransferase family 2 protein has product MSAPAGEPEPDAAASVDVTVVIPTLNGERYLGEVLDAINAQEGAGLIETLVIDSGSTDATLDIVRSHPAARLHEIPNAEFGHGRTRNLGARLARGRVIAFLTQDATPAASDWLAELISPLAEPGVEAVFGRQIPRRHAFPLQKYDIEGVFAAQGPLDRPTLVAADGRSGDELDAVAFYSDVNSAARRSFLVDVIPLRDLPYSEDLAFARDVLEAGHRKAYSPRAAVLHSNDMGVQEYAARMFDETLGLRRVGHVPPTYSRTGATLRAIKGALVDSGRIVRDRDYRIGERVKWLAVNPAYQFARWNGLYHGARAGLDDDVVISRRSWERRQQRRA; this is encoded by the coding sequence ATGAGCGCGCCCGCGGGCGAGCCCGAACCGGATGCCGCGGCATCCGTCGATGTCACGGTCGTCATTCCCACACTGAACGGCGAACGATACCTCGGCGAGGTGCTCGATGCGATCAACGCGCAAGAGGGTGCCGGCCTCATCGAGACACTCGTCATCGACTCGGGATCGACTGATGCCACACTCGACATCGTGCGGTCGCACCCCGCGGCGCGCCTGCACGAGATTCCGAACGCCGAGTTCGGGCATGGCCGCACCCGCAATCTCGGGGCGCGGCTCGCACGCGGCCGGGTCATCGCGTTCCTCACGCAGGACGCGACGCCCGCGGCATCCGACTGGCTCGCCGAACTCATCTCGCCGCTCGCCGAACCGGGCGTCGAAGCGGTGTTCGGGCGGCAGATCCCGCGGCGTCACGCGTTTCCGCTGCAGAAGTACGACATCGAGGGCGTCTTCGCGGCGCAGGGCCCGCTCGATCGCCCGACACTCGTCGCAGCCGACGGGCGGTCGGGTGACGAGCTCGACGCCGTGGCCTTCTACTCCGACGTGAACTCGGCGGCGCGCCGTTCGTTCCTCGTCGATGTGATTCCGCTGCGCGACCTTCCGTACTCCGAAGACCTCGCGTTCGCGCGCGACGTGCTGGAGGCGGGCCATCGCAAGGCGTACTCTCCGCGGGCAGCGGTGCTGCATTCGAATGACATGGGCGTGCAGGAGTACGCCGCCCGGATGTTCGACGAGACGCTCGGGCTGCGCCGGGTGGGCCACGTGCCGCCCACGTACTCGCGCACCGGCGCGACACTGCGCGCGATCAAGGGCGCACTCGTCGATTCGGGCCGGATCGTGCGGGATCGCGACTACCGGATCGGCGAGCGGGTGAAATGGCTCGCCGTCAACCCGGCCTACCAGTTCGCACGCTGGAACGGTCTCTACCACGGTGCGCGTGCCGGGCTCGATGACGACGTGGTCATCTCGCGTCGCTCGTGGGAGCGGCGGCAGCAGCGCCGAGCGTAG